A window of the Deltaproteobacteria bacterium genome harbors these coding sequences:
- a CDS encoding PilZ domain-containing protein yields the protein MDFYSVKGPFTLKDKRRKFRTSVKLVTEDGRQTHRFFRSVDISTSGISLSTEFPLDLGTPVVLDFMLPQTPETVRIAGEVIRHIREEPRRQTSKVIGMGVKFRDIQPAHVQVLKGFIQGGGDATSPK from the coding sequence GTGGATTTCTACAGCGTGAAAGGCCCGTTCACCCTGAAGGACAAGCGTCGGAAATTCCGCACATCGGTCAAGCTCGTGACCGAGGACGGCCGGCAAACGCACCGGTTTTTCCGGTCGGTGGACATCAGCACGAGCGGCATCTCGCTTTCGACCGAGTTTCCCCTGGATCTTGGCACACCCGTTGTCCTGGATTTCATGCTGCCCCAGACGCCTGAAACCGTCCGCATTGCGGGCGAGGTGATCCGCCATATCCGCGAGGAGCCCAGGCGGCAGACGTCAAAGGTGATCGGCATGGGGGTCAAGTTCCGTGACATCCAGCCGGCCCACGTGCAGGTACTCAAGGGTTTTATCCAGGGGGGCGGCGATGCCACCAGTCCCAAGTAA